TCTCTTGCCGATCGATGATCAGTAACTTTCCGCCGGCTTCCCGGTCCCAGTTCCGCTGTTGAGCTGGAGAAAGCGGTTCGTCGAAGATGATTGAGTCAGCTTTCAGTTTTACTGCGAGATCGAGAATTTCCTGGACCTTTCCCTTGCCGAAAAGCAATGCCGGGTTTGGGTCTCGTGCTTTGGCGATTTCCTTGCCGACGACTCCGATACCGAGATTGGCAACGAGTTCTTCCAGTTCTTCCAGCAGAGCCTTTGCTTCGGGGCGTTTTGTTTTTGGAGTCTCAGCACCCAGTAAGAGGGCGCGCTCGATCATTGGATTCAGGTCTGCGGTGTTGTGCATTCTATTTTTGTTGTCTGACAGGATATTTTCGCTACCTCATCAAATTTATTACAACTGGGCAAACACAGAAAAAGCCCCCGCCATACGGCGGAGGCTCCTCTGCTATACTACTGCTACTATACTACTGCTATTATAGGCTACTAACCTAAAGTCTTATTGATCGCATCCCGGAAGTTTTGTTCCGAGTTTTTCTTAAAAAGTTTTTGTGTCTGGCCTTGGTCCTTGGCTGGGAAGACAAGAACGACGCCTGTTTTTCCATTGTTTTTGTAAACGTTTGTAAGTCCTTTGCTATCAGCAAGCTTCTTGCTGGCAGCTTTGGTTTTGTCATTGGTTAAGTCAAAAGTTACGAATTCAACATCCTTGCCTTTAAATTCCTGTTTCAGCGCTTCAATTCTTGGTTCAAGTGCTCTGCATGTGCCACACCAATCGGCATGAACTTTCACTACATAAGCCTTTGGTTCTTTTTTTTCCGTGGCTGCTGATTGCGCATCATTTACGGCATGGGCTGCAACAGAACCGAGGATCGAAAAGATAAGTGAAGCAATTAGGTATCTCATAATGATTATGTTGTTCATTAGGTGAGACGCACTTGCCTGCAAATCCTTTCACGAAATCTGGAAAATATTTTCAGCATGGTTTTGAGTATATAAGTATTATCGGTAGATCTGCTTATTTATTAATATAAAAGCCCCCGCTGCAGATTGCAACGGGAGCTCGAAAGTTTTTAGATGATTTCTAGTAAACCGCCTTTACGCCAATGCT
The Rubellicoccus peritrichatus DNA segment above includes these coding regions:
- a CDS encoding thioredoxin domain-containing protein, encoding MNNIIIMRYLIASLIFSILGSVAAHAVNDAQSAATEKKEPKAYVVKVHADWCGTCRALEPRIEALKQEFKGKDVEFVTFDLTNDKTKAASKKLADSKGLTNVYKNNGKTGVVLVFPAKDQGQTQKLFKKNSEQNFRDAINKTLG